The proteins below come from a single Vanessa tameamea isolate UH-Manoa-2023 chromosome 15, ilVanTame1 primary haplotype, whole genome shotgun sequence genomic window:
- the LOC135193665 gene encoding uncharacterized protein LOC135193665, whose translation MEQHSERLRIGPLPGGRRGTPGASAGCYSMRSTGGGGLSRRVPPEQLSTADNSLPVISASQNSAVSFNRPTEDVSQGAASSQPATTKAGKPRVRMKWDKEVNLFIMRTYLYITKLETDKVMYPKRLFDKFKTQYPDWNVSQQRIADQRRVIIRNKLISENEIAHLKSEIAEQLRREADLNNQTDTSLHSPHLQSQPLIQTHNIVTSPTTYNITQSDASTQTNLTSLVHDTEIQYTQSTTLENPQQENIEELKNLLETALTKFQGTDPKTRPKLPRLKESKLLHDLIYTFNTHILPTFFSLDSDLLHLHTLIYCSALVIITKLGYKIKSGNIEDSSIQKKKSHKPAWEHRLENDIKKLRADIGRLTQYLKGNRSKKVVKKVEIIFKNTKVHTIHERENKKPEEYIDTLKQKLSLKSHRLARYRKALNRKQDNKLYSTNEKAFYRSLNSCTSNNTNNEEQIPNKDELKNYWAGIWEKRSDHNLQAKWIEEENQKWGYMEQMEFIELKLDDLTEVLKKTKNWKAAGIDQIHNFWYKKFTSLHDILTKIISDLINCRTPLPNFITTGLTYMLPKNQNTHDPSQYRPITCLPTIYKIITSCITNKIVSHLEAHNVMSEEQKGCRRNHRGCKEQLIIDSTILKHSNKFNRNLYVTYIDFKKAFDSVPHSWLVQILQTYKIHPNIIKFLEEAMSNWRTTITLTTKTSKICCDEIHIRNGIFQGDSLSPLWFCLALNPLSRILSDSKIGYQLTRDIAVSHLMYMDDIKLFSKSVKEMKEMIKITAQFSKDINMNFGLDKCKTLTIKKGKLIEKNYEISEEINISEMLEGDLYKYLGILQAKDINHSKLKQDLTTEYIKRVNQLCKKHLYSRNLIRAINTFAIPVLTYSFGIIKWSQTDIKKLEIKTRVTLTKHNYHHPKSAIERLTLKRQLGGRGVVDLKILWQNQIHNIQNFFYNKANTSKIHAAIVEVDDNFTPLNLKNKNKEFKTIQEQINEKIKDWRRKELHGRHIHDLEQNFIDLDASNKWLQKGYLFPETEGFLIAIQDQVINTRNYKKYILKESIVSDLCRKCHRMPENIQHITGACPTLAQTDYTHRHNQIVHYIHQKLAHKYNFSNTPLKPYYEYQPNPVLENEEIKIYYDRAILTDKTIHYNRPDITLVNKSSKIAYLIDVSVPNTHNLLKTITEKINKYTELKEEIIRIWNLNKVFIVPIVLSTTGVIPKHLHQSLKILDLPPLTYITMQKAAILNTCRIWLPRAALSTAFGGNTSLPASVRKLVASAEAWAALRVFSEAVMSAKEEAERQREDDTNSLPLRQRRPGRRRHDHLGQMP comes from the exons ATGGAGCAACATTCAGAGAGATTACGTATAGGGCCGCTACCCGGGGGTCGCCGGGGCACACCTGGAGCCAGTGCTGGGTGTTACAGCATGCGATCCACTGGCGGTGGGGGACTGAGCAGGCGGGTTCCCCCCGAACAATTATCTACAGCCGACAATAGTTTACCCGTTATTAGTGCTAGTCAAAATTCTGCTGTTAGTTTTAACAGGCCAACTGAGGATGTTTCGCAGGGAGCCGCTAGCTCACAACCTGCGACCACCAAGGCTGGTAAACCCAGAGTACGCATGAAGTGGGACAAAGAAGTTAACTTGTTTATTATGCGTACTTatctttatattacaaaattagaaACTGATAAAGTTATGTACCCTAAACGGCTATTCgacaaatttaaaacacaatatccGGATTGGAATGTAAGTCAACAACGTATCGCAGATCAAAGAAGagtaataattagaaataaattaataagtgaaAATGAAATAGCACATCTTAAATCAGAAATTGCTGAACAATTAAGAAGGGAAGcggatttaaataatcaaacagATACATCGTTACATTCACCCCATTTACAATCACAACCGTTAATTCAGACACACAATATAGTTACTAGCCCTACAACTTACAATATTACACAATCTGATGCTTCTACACAGACAAATTTAACATCCCTAGTTCACGATACAGAAATACAATATACTCAATCTACAACCTTAGAAAACCCACAACAAGAAAACATTGAAGAATTAaagaatcttttagaaacagcACTAACTAAATTTCAAGGTACTGATCCTAAAACCCGACCAAAATTACCGCGATTAAAAGAGAGTAAGCTACTTCATGATCTGATTTACACATTCAATACTCATATACTACCTACCTTTTTTTCATTAGATTCCGACCTACtgcatttacatacattaatctATTGTTCAgctttagtaataataacaaaacttggCTATAAAATTAAGTCAGGAAATATAGAAGATTCAAGCATACAGAAGAAAAAGAGCCATAAGCCCGCGTGGGAACATAGATTagaaaacgatataaaaaagcTTAGAGCAGACATTGGTAGGTTAACTCAATATTTAAAAGGCAATAGATctaaaaaagtagtaaaaaaagtagagataatatttaaaaataccaaaGTGCACACTATCCACGAACGAGAAAACAAGAAACCAGAAGAATATATCGACACTCTTAAACAGAAACTATCTTTAAAATCACATAGACTTGCAAGATACAGGAAAGCACTTAATAGAaaacaagataataaattatatagtaccAACGAAAAAGCTTTTTACAGGTCATTGAATAGTTGTACCtcgaataatacaaataatgaagAACAAATACCAAATAAAGATGAACTTAAAAACTACTGGGCAGGGATTTGGGAAAAAAGGAGTGACCACAATTTACAGGCAAAATGGATTGAAGAAGAGAATCAGAAGTGGGGTTATATGGAACAGATGgaatttatagaattaaaattggATGATTTAACGGAAGTTTTAAAGAAAACGAAAAATTGGAAAGCTGCTGGAATAGACCAGATACATAATTTCTGGTATAAAAAGTTTACGTCATTACATGATattctaacaaaaataatttcagaccTAATTAACTGTAGAACTCCACTCCCAAATTTTATAACAACCGGTTTGACCTACATGCTACCAAAAAACCAAAACACCCACGATCCATCACAGTACCGTCCCATAACATGCCTaccaacaatatataaaataatcacatcCTGCATTACCAATAAGATAGTCTCACACCTGGAAGCACATAATGTAATGTCAGAGGAACAAAAGGGATGCAGGCGAAACCACAGAGGATGTAAAGAGCAATTAATTATAGATTCAACCATactaaaacattcaaataaatttaatagaaatttgtATGTCACATATATAGATTTCAAAAAAGCTTTTGATAGTGTCCCACATTCATGGTTAGTccaaattttacaaacatataagattcatcctaatattattaaatttttggagGAGGCCATGTCTAATTGGAGAACCACAATAActttaacaacaaaaacatctaaaatcTGTTGTGACGAAATCCATATTAGAAATGGCATCTTCCAGGGAGACTCTCTCAGTCCTTTGTGGTTTTGCCTCGCCCTAAATCCTCTATCTAGAATACTATCAGATTCTAAAATTGGATACCAATTAACACGTGACATAGCGGTTTCTCATCTGATGTACATGGATGacataaaactatttagtaaatctgtgaaagaaatgaaagaaatgataaaaattacagCGCAAtttagtaaagatataaatatgaattttggcTTAGATAAATGCAAAACTTTAACTATAAAGAAAGGAAAATTAATTgagaaaaattatgaaataagtgaggaaataaatatatccgaGATGTTAGAAGgggacttatataaatatttgggtATACTTCAAGCTAAGGATATTAATcactcaaaattaaaacaagatcTTACCACAGAGTACATCAAAAGAGTAAACCAGCTGTGCAAAAAACATCTTTATTCGCGAAATCTCATAAGagcaataaatacttttgctATTCCGGTCCTAACTTACTCCTTCGGGATAATCAAATGGTCTCAGACAGATATTAAgaagttagaaataaaaactaGAGTCACGCTAACTAAACATAATTATCACCATCCGAAATCAGCTATAGAAAGATTAACGTTGAAAAGACAATTAGGAGGAAGAGGGgtagttgatttaaaaatactttggcAAAACCAAAtccataatattcaaaattttttcTACAATAAAGCAAATACTAGTAAGATACATGCAGCTATAGTAGAAGTTGATGATAATTTCACACCGTTAAacctaaaaaataagaataaagagTTTAAAACTATCCaagaacaaataaatgaaaaaattaaagattggAGAAGAAAAGAACTACATGGTAGGCATATCCACGATCTAGAGCAAAATTTCATAGATTTAGATGCGTCAAATAAATGGTTACAAAAAGGTTACCTGTTCCCCGAAACAGAAGGCTTTCTAATTGCTATTCAAGACCAGGTTATCAatacaagaaattataaaaaatatatacttaaagaaTCAATAGTATCAGATTTATGTCGAAAATGTCACAGAATGCcagaaaatatacaacatattacaGGAGCTTGCCCTACTCTAGCTCAAACAGATTACACCCATCGCCACAACCAAATAGTTCACTACATACATCAAAAACTTGCACACAAATATAACTTCTCAAATACTCCACTAAAACCTTACTATGAATACCAACCCAACCCCGTTTTagaaaatgaagaaataaaaatatattatgatagagcAATTCTTACTGATAAAACGATTCATTACAATAGACCGGATATAACTTTAGTTAACAAATCATCTAAAATAGCTTACTTAATTGATGTTTCTGTTCCAAACAcacataacttattaaaaactattacggaaaagatcaataaatatacagaattaaaagaagaaataattagaatctggaatttaaataaggtttttattgtCCCTATCGTGCTTTCCACTACCGGAGTCATACCTAAACACTTACACcaaagtttaaaaattcttgatttACCACCTCTCACATACATCACCATGCAAAAAGctgctattttaaatacttgtcgAATA TGGttgcctcgcgcagccctgtcgaCGGCGTTTGGAGGGAACACCTCGCTTCCGGCCTCAGTCCGAAAATTGGTCGCGAGTgcagaggcgtgggcggcattacgggtcttcagtgaagccgtaatgtccgcaaaggaggaggcggagcggcAGCGGGAGGACGACACTAACTCCCTCCCGCTGCGTCAACGAAGACCGGGTCGACGGCGCCACGACCATCTAGGCCAGATGCCTTGA